The nucleotide window GCGGGTTGAGCCGCCGGCCGGGCCTGATCAGCTACCGGCCTTCATCGCATAGGGCGGCAGGCTCGCGGGCTTCGGATAACCCGGGTGGAACTGCATGTACAACTTGACCCACGTACCGTCAGCGACCAGTTCGTCAATGGTCTTGTTCAGTGCCGCCTCGAGCTTCGTGTTGCCCTTGTGCACCGGGAAGCCGGCGGGCAGATTGACGGCGGAGATATCGAGCTTGTCCGTGATGTTCAATTGCGGGTACTTGCTCTGCAAGCCCTCGACGAGCGTCTTGTCCACGAAGTAGCCGTCGATGTATTTCGAACGCATCGACAGGAAGCCCGCGTTCAGGTTCGGAAAGCGCACGATCTGCGCACCCGGCAGGTAGCTGTCCGAGTAGGTGTCCTCGATGGTGCCCTGCACGACGCCAATCCGTTTACCTTTCACCGATGACGGGTCGCTCGTAATCGTGCTGTCGGGCAGGGTTGCCACGCTCAGCAGACCGGTGAGATAGCCCTCCGAGAAATCGACCATCTTCAGCCGGTCCTTCGTGATCGAAATCGACCCGGCGGCCAGATCGAGCTGCTGGTTCGCAACGCCCGGCAGCAGTCCACTGAAATCCTGCGCGCGGAATTCGGCGCTCAGGCCAAGCTTCGCCGCCACAGCCCGCAGCAATTCGACGTCGAAGCCCGTCATCTTGCCGTTGTCGATATACGAATACGGCTTGTTGTTCGCATCGACACCGGCGACCAGCTTGCCGGGCGTCAGCGTGCCGACATCGTCGGCACGCGCGTTGCCTGTCAACGTGAACGATAGAGGCACGACAACCGCAATGAGGCTGAGAAGATGGCGAAAACGCATGATGTTTGCTCCGTCGAAAAGACCTGCGATGGAAAGAAAATTACGTGGACATCACTGCAATATCCTGGAGAGAAAGTCGCGGCCACGAGCCGAGCGGGGACGATCGAAAAAAGCGTCCTTCGTGTCGTCCTCGACGATGGCGCCCTGATCCATGAACACGACCCGGTCCGCGACGCGACGCGCAAAGCCCATCTCATGGGTGACACAGAGCATCGTCATGCCGTCCTGCGCGAGTTCGGTCATCACGTCCAGAACCTCATTGACCATCTCGGGGTCGAGTGCGGAGGTCGGTTCGTCGAACAGCATGGCGACGGGATCCATCGACAACGCGCGCGCGATCGCCACCCGTTGCTGCTGGCCGCCCGACAACTGGGACGGAAACCTGTCCTCATGCGTGCGCAAACCGACGCGCTGCAGCAGCATGCGCGCCTTGTCGGCGGCTTCGTCGCGGCTGCGGCGCAATACGTTGACCTGCGCGAGCATGAGGTTCTGGCGAATATTCAAGTGCGGAAATAGCTCGAAATGCTGAAACACCATGCCGACCCGCGCGCGCAGCTTTTGCAGGTTAGCCTCGCGTGCCGAGACCGGCGTGCCGTCGACGACGATCTCGCCTTGCTGCACCGGCTCCAGTCCATTGACGGACTTGATCAACGTCGATTTGCCGGAACCGGACGGCCCGCAAATCACGACCACTTCGCCCCGGCCGATGTGGGCGGAGCAATCGGTCAGTACGCGCTGCTCGCCGTACCACTTCGAAACGTTACGCAGAGAAATCATCTGCTGCTCCTCAAGCCTGAAGCGCATCGGCTTCGGTTTCAGTGTCGACGTCCAGTTCAGGAGAGGGTGGCACGCACCCGGCCGCTCCAGAGATCGTCGAACGTATAGAGCGCCGTGCCGACCGGCACGCTCAGGCGGCTCGCCATGCCGGCCGGACTGATCGGGAACGCGCCTTCGCCGAATGCGCCGGACTTCGCATCGAATCCAAGCATGTGTTTTACGACCCGCGCGCCCAGATAGCTCATCAGCGCCACGCCGTTGCCGTTGCAACCCAGCGCGTAATGAATGCCTTCCCGTTCGCCGATATGTGCAAGCCTGTC belongs to Paraburkholderia aromaticivorans and includes:
- a CDS encoding substrate-binding periplasmic protein, which encodes MRFRHLLSLIAVVVPLSFTLTGNARADDVGTLTPGKLVAGVDANNKPYSYIDNGKMTGFDVELLRAVAAKLGLSAEFRAQDFSGLLPGVANQQLDLAAGSISITKDRLKMVDFSEGYLTGLLSVATLPDSTITSDPSSVKGKRIGVVQGTIEDTYSDSYLPGAQIVRFPNLNAGFLSMRSKYIDGYFVDKTLVEGLQSKYPQLNITDKLDISAVNLPAGFPVHKGNTKLEAALNKTIDELVADGTWVKLYMQFHPGYPKPASLPPYAMKAGS
- a CDS encoding amino acid ABC transporter ATP-binding protein produces the protein MISLRNVSKWYGEQRVLTDCSAHIGRGEVVVICGPSGSGKSTLIKSVNGLEPVQQGEIVVDGTPVSAREANLQKLRARVGMVFQHFELFPHLNIRQNLMLAQVNVLRRSRDEAADKARMLLQRVGLRTHEDRFPSQLSGGQQQRVAIARALSMDPVAMLFDEPTSALDPEMVNEVLDVMTELAQDGMTMLCVTHEMGFARRVADRVVFMDQGAIVEDDTKDAFFDRPRSARGRDFLSRILQ